A genomic stretch from Burkholderia pyrrocinia includes:
- a CDS encoding ornithine acetyltransferase translates to MMKKTTFLVRTAVIVTALSQLGACAMTHTQRNAGIGAAAGGALGYLITGGPVGTVAGAAAGGLVGAGVR, encoded by the coding sequence ATGATGAAGAAGACCACTTTTCTGGTTCGTACCGCGGTGATCGTCACGGCACTGTCGCAACTCGGCGCATGCGCGATGACGCATACGCAACGCAATGCCGGTATCGGCGCGGCCGCGGGCGGCGCGCTCGGCTACCTGATCACGGGCGGCCCGGTCGGCACGGTTGCCGGCGCGGCGGCAGGCGGCCTGGTTGGCGCCGGCGTACGCTGA
- a CDS encoding CaiB/BaiF CoA transferase family protein — protein sequence MGALSHIRVLDLTRVLAGPWCAQTLADFGADVIKVERPGAGDDTRHWGPPYLKDADGADTAEAAYYLAANRNKRSVTIDIATPEGQQIVRELAAQSDVVLENYKVGQLKKYGLDYESLRAVKPDLVYCSVTGFGQTGPYAHRAGYDFIVQGIGGFMSITGERDGEPGGGPQKAGVAIADLATGLYSTIAVLAALAHRDRTGEGQYIDMALLDVQVALLANMNTNFLASGKPPMRWGNAHPNIVPYQTFQTSDGWIIVAVGNDGQFRKFVEAGGRPELADDERFATNPSRVRHRDTLVPILAEMVKARGKADWIGVLEAAGVPCGPINDLEEVFDNEQVVARGMQVSLPHPCGADVQLVRNPIRMSATPPDARTAPPLLGAQTDDVLRDMLGYDDERIAALKAKQAI from the coding sequence ATGGGTGCCCTGAGCCATATCCGCGTGCTGGACCTCACCCGCGTGCTCGCGGGCCCGTGGTGCGCGCAGACCCTCGCCGATTTCGGCGCGGACGTGATCAAGGTCGAGCGCCCCGGCGCCGGCGACGACACGCGCCACTGGGGGCCGCCGTACCTGAAGGACGCGGACGGCGCGGATACCGCCGAGGCCGCGTACTATCTCGCGGCGAACCGCAACAAGCGCTCGGTGACGATCGACATCGCGACGCCCGAAGGCCAGCAGATCGTGCGCGAACTCGCCGCGCAAAGCGACGTCGTGCTCGAGAACTACAAGGTCGGCCAGTTGAAGAAATACGGGCTCGATTACGAATCGCTGCGCGCGGTGAAGCCCGATCTCGTCTACTGCTCGGTCACCGGCTTCGGCCAGACCGGCCCGTACGCGCACCGCGCGGGCTACGACTTCATCGTGCAGGGAATCGGCGGCTTCATGAGCATCACCGGCGAGCGCGACGGCGAGCCGGGCGGCGGCCCGCAGAAGGCCGGCGTCGCGATCGCCGATCTCGCGACCGGCCTCTACTCGACGATCGCCGTGCTCGCCGCGCTCGCGCACCGCGACCGTACCGGCGAAGGCCAGTACATCGACATGGCGCTGCTCGACGTGCAGGTCGCGCTGCTCGCGAACATGAACACCAACTTCCTCGCGAGCGGCAAGCCGCCGATGCGCTGGGGTAATGCGCATCCGAACATCGTGCCGTACCAGACGTTCCAGACGAGCGACGGGTGGATCATCGTCGCGGTCGGCAACGACGGGCAGTTCCGCAAGTTCGTCGAGGCCGGCGGCCGGCCCGAACTGGCCGACGACGAGCGCTTCGCGACGAACCCGTCGCGCGTGCGCCACCGCGACACGCTGGTGCCGATCCTCGCGGAGATGGTGAAGGCGCGCGGCAAGGCCGACTGGATCGGCGTGCTCGAAGCGGCTGGCGTGCCGTGCGGGCCGATCAACGATCTGGAGGAAGTGTTCGACAACGAGCAGGTCGTCGCGCGCGGGATGCAGGTGTCGCTGCCGCACCCGTGCGGCGCGGACGTGCAGCTCGTGCGCAACCCGATCCGGATGAGCGCGACGCCGCCCGACGCGCGCACGGCCCCGCCGCTGCTCGGCGCGCAGACCGACGACGTGCTGCGCGACATGCTCGGCTACGACGACGAACGGATCGCGGCGTTGAAGGCGAAGCAGGCGATCTGA
- a CDS encoding RBBP9/YdeN family alpha/beta hydrolase yields MSDPLVFVLPGYANSGPLHWQSRWERADARCSRVAMPDWDRAFRNGWCLALDRAVEAARGPVLIAGHSLGTLTAAWWATRYARPAALAKVRGALLVALPDPAGPAFPADAHGFGPVPHERLPFPTCVVASSDDPYGSLAFARGCAHAWGSEFRDIGPRGHINADSGLGDWPAARGWLDALAR; encoded by the coding sequence ATGAGCGACCCCCTCGTTTTCGTCCTGCCGGGCTACGCCAATTCGGGCCCGCTTCACTGGCAAAGCCGCTGGGAGCGCGCCGATGCGCGCTGCTCGCGCGTCGCGATGCCCGACTGGGACCGCGCGTTCCGCAACGGCTGGTGTCTCGCGCTCGATCGCGCGGTCGAAGCCGCGCGCGGGCCGGTGCTGATCGCCGGCCACAGCCTCGGCACGCTGACCGCCGCGTGGTGGGCGACGCGTTATGCGCGCCCGGCCGCGCTCGCGAAAGTGCGCGGCGCGCTGCTCGTGGCGCTGCCCGATCCCGCCGGGCCGGCGTTTCCGGCGGACGCGCACGGCTTCGGGCCCGTGCCGCACGAGCGGCTGCCGTTTCCGACCTGCGTGGTCGCGAGCAGCGACGATCCGTACGGCTCGCTCGCGTTCGCGCGCGGCTGCGCGCATGCGTGGGGCAGTGAATTTCGCGACATCGGCCCGCGCGGCCACATCAACGCGGACAGCGGGCTCGGCGACTGGCCGGCCGCGCGCGGCTGGCTGGACGCGCTCGCGCGGTAG